A single Brassica rapa cultivar Chiifu-401-42 chromosome A04, CAAS_Brap_v3.01, whole genome shotgun sequence DNA region contains:
- the LOC103863204 gene encoding U-box domain-containing protein 3 gives MDPVPVRCLLNSISRYLHLVACQTIRYKPIQTCIGNVVHLLKLLKPFLDDVVDCKVPPDDCLNSACEDLDSVVNQAREFLEDWSPKMSKLFGVFHSELLLEKVQTCSLEISRILVQLSQSSPVTSSVQGVEVNLLQRCMQEIECFKQERTLSEHMKDTVPLDTDDLDSIIHMMGLISNQDLLKESIAVEKARIRSQTSKSKEKMEQMDQLIDLVSCIREHMLKTEFLEVAKGVSIPPYFRCPLSTELMLDPVIVASGQTFDRTSIKKWLDNGLDVCPRTRQVLTHQELIPNYTVKAMIASWLEENSIKLPANCDGGGDASSMANNMGSNDFNRTESFRFSLRSSSFTSRSSLETGNGFEKVKINVPASLCGESQCKDLENFELSSSGQSYTHSRSESVCSVVSSVDYVPSVTNETQSIQENHQSCSEMSPKKQNSESSSNVNHEYSECSSHTMKLVQDLKDGSSKEKTAAAAEIRQLTINNVENRVQIGRCGAITPLLSLLYSEEELTQEHAVTALLNLSISEVNKAMIAEAGATEPLVHVLNTGNDRAKENSAATLFSLSVLQVNRERIGQSNAAIQALVNLLGKGTFRGKKDAASALFNLSITHENKARIVQAKAVKYLVELLDPELEMVDKAVALLANLSAVGEGRQAIVREGGIPLLVETVDSGSQRGKENAASVLLQLCLNSPKFCTLVLQEGAIPPLVALSQSGTQRAKEKAQQLLSHFRNQRDARMKKGRS, from the exons ATGGATCCTGTGCCGGTTCGATGCCTCCTTAACAGCATTTCTCGTTACCTTCATCTGGTTGCATGCCAGACCATAAGATACAAGCCCATCCAAACATGTATTGGAAATGTGGTTCACTTGTTGAAGCTCTTGAAACCGTTTCTTGATGATGTTGTTGATTGCAAAGTACCTCCTGATGACTGCTTAAACAGCGCCTGCGAAGATCTGGATTCCGTAGTTAACCAGGCTAGAGAGTTCTTAGAGGACTGGTCTCCAAAGATGAGCAAGCTCTTTGGT GTGTTTCACTCCGAGCTTTTGTTGGAGAAGGTCCAGACTTGTTCGTTGGAGATTAGTCGCATACTTGTGCAGCTATCACAGTCAAGTCCTGTAACTTCAAGTGTACAAGGTGTTGAGGTAAACTTACTTCAGCGGTGTATGCAGGAGATTGAATGTTTTAAGCAAGAGAGGACACTGTCTGAACACATGAAGGATACTGTGCCTTTGGATACTGATGATCTTGACAGCATTATTCACATGATGGGATTGATATCAAACCAAGATCTCTTGAAGGAAAGCATTGCTGTGGAGAAGGCGAGGATAAGATCACAGACCAGCAAGTCCAAAGAAAAGATGGAACAAATGGACCAACTGATAGATCTCGTCTCTTGCATCCGTGAACACATGCTCAAAACCGAGTTTCTTGAAGTAGCTAAAGGTGTCTCAATACCTCCCTACTTCCGGTGTCCTTTGTCAACAGAACTCATGCTGGATCCGGTTATAGTAGCTTCAGGACAGACATTTGACAGAACATCCATCAAGAAATGGCTTGATAACGGGTTAGATGTTTGTCCTAGGACGAGGCAGGTGCTGACTCATCAAGAACTCATTCCCAACTACACGGTTAAGGCTATGATAGCGAGTTGGTTGGAGGAAAACAGTATCAAGCTTCCTGCTAACTgtgatggtggtggtgatgcTTCATCCATGGCTAACAACATGGGTTCTAATGACTTCAACCGGACCGAGAGTTTCCGTTTTTCTTTGAGGAGCAGCAGTTTTACCTCGAGATCGTCTCTTGAAACTGGAAATGGGTTTGAGAAAGTGAAGATCAACGTTCCTGCTAGTTTATGCGGTGAATCTCAGTGCAAGGATCTTGAGAACTTCGAACTTTCTTCTTCAGGGCAGTCTTATACTCACAGCAGGAGTGAGTCAGTTTGCAGTGTGGTCTCTTCTGTTGATTATGTTCCTTCAGTGACAAATGAGACACAAAGTATTCAAGAGAATCACCAAAGCTGCAGTGAGATGTCTCCTAAGAAACAAAACTCAGAAAGTTCAAGCAACGTTAATCATGAGTATAGTGAGTGCTCTTCACATACTATGAAACTGGTACAAGATCTTAAAGATGGATCTAGCAAAGAGAAGACTGCTGCTGCGGCTGAGATACGTCAACTCACCATTAACAACGTTGAGAACCGTGTTCAGATTGGGCGTTGCGGTGCCATCACTCCACTGCTGTCACTTCTATACTCGGAAGAAGAGCTAACTCAAGAACATGCAGTCACTGCTCTTCTTAATCTTTCGATTAGTGAAGTAAACAAAGCCATGATTGCAGAAGCCGGAGCTACAGAGCCGCTTGTTCATGTTTTGAACACAGGTAATGACAGAGCGAAAGAGAACTCAGCAGCAACGTTGTTCAGTCTATCTGTTCTGCAAGTCAACAGGGAGAGAATAGGACAGTCTAACGCAGCGATACAGGCTCTGGTGAATCTTCTTGGAAAGGGAACGTTCAGAGGGAAGAAAGATGCTGCGTCTGCTTTGTTCAATCTCTCGATAACTCATGAGAACAAGGCTCGTATTGTGCAAGCCAAGGCGGTGAAGTATCTTGTGGAGCTGTTGGATCCGGAACTAGAGATGGTTGATAAAGCAGTTGCTCTTCTTGCGAATCTTTCTGCAGTTGGAGAAGGGCGTCAAGCGATTGTGAGGGAAGGTGGGATACCGTTACTTGTTGAGACGGTTGATTCAGGGTCTCAGAGAGGGAAAGAGAATGCAGCTTCTGTGCTGCTTCAGTTGTGTCTGAACAGTCCCAAGTTTTGCACTTTGGTGTTGCAAGAAGGCGCTATACCTCCACTTGTAGCCTTGTCTCAGTCTGGTACACAGAGAGCAAAAGAGAAG GCACAGCAACTCCTCAGCCACTTCCGGAACCAGCGAGATGCAAGGATGAAGAAAGGTAGATCATGA